accactacaccaaactggctctaagtgtgcggactcttatctgggagaaccgggtttgattcccccactcctccacttgcacctgttggaatggccttgggtcagccatagctctggcagaggttgtccttgaaagggcagctgctgttagagccctctccagtcccacccacctcacagggtgtctgttgttggggaggaagataaaggaaattgtgagccgctctgagactcttcgagtgtagggtgggatataaatccaatatcatcatctacctcacagggtgtgtgttgtggggggggaggatgggaaaggagattgtgagccgctctgagactcttcggagtggagggcaggatataaatccaatatcttcttctacctcacagggtgtctgttgtgggggaggaagggaaaggagattgtgagctgttctgagactcttcggagtggtgggtgggatataaatccaatatcttcttctaactcacagggtgtctgttgtgggggggggggggcggaagggaaaagagattgtgagccgctctgagactctgagtggagggtgggatataaatccagtgtcttcttctgTACAGTTTGACTGCTGCCTATGCAGGGAGCACCTGCATAGCATCCATATAGACTGGAGGCTTTTCTGCCACTAGCAAGCTCATTGCATCTGCACAGCTCAAAATACCTGACATGTATCCTGTGATGCAATTACACCTGACAAGCAGGACAGCCTTGTTTCACTTAAATCTAAATGGTAGTGTTGTTGTATATGCTTCCGAGAACTAGAACTATGAAAGGCTGTCAGGTGCAGCTCTTCTAAAACATTGGTAGAGGCGGTCACATATCCTTAGCTCACCATCTACCCTCCCAAAGGTATGCTGAATTTCCATTGCAAAACGCTCATCGTCACCTCCACAAACTCTTCATTTCAAGCTAGGCCGACTGTAGGAGCAGCAACAAAGCGGCCTTCTgtctttgtggcagggtaggtATTTGTTACCTAGATGGGCAGCCAAAGCAGCATAGCCCTCCAGCTCTCGCAGTTCCTTGCCAGCAATTGCTGTGGCCATCGTAGCTGTTTCTAGCTGTCCCCATGGTTAGAGAAACACAATGGCTagggacatttatttattttattactttcaatttatatcccgccctctccgcaagcggactcagggcggctcacaacttcATATAATACAATCAgcccaataaaacatataaaaccataatttacatatttcagttttaaaaccattctatggcgctgtttCAGTACAATATAGGTGGTATTGGATTCTCGAcggtgatcgccagcattctataagatgtccggtggcagccctttttcaaaccgcaaaagcctgtttaaacaattcggtcttacgggccctgcggaacgcagacaaatcccgcagggcccttatggcgtctgggaaggtgttccaaagttctggtgctgccaccgaaaaagccctagatctcgttatacatagcctggcttcttttgggccaggggcagacaacagattttttgtccctgatcgcagtgctctctgggggatatatggggaaaggcggtcccgtagatagacagaTCCCATGACATTAGATGGGAAATATCAAAAACCTATACCATATATAACCTGTTCTTTGACATGGTTATTACAACTCACCTGAAGGGGGAAATGAACATTTGGTAATCAAATGTGGTATCCTTGGGCAATGTATTATAACAGCTCACTGGCAAGGGCTCCTATGCAGCTATGATGAGTCCCAGCCTCATTTCCTGGAGGCCTATTTTTGCTTGTTCCAGGTGAGTGCCGAACTGCAATGCTACAGTAGTACACTGAATAGGGACTCAGTTTCAATGTAGCTGGCAGGAGTAAGCATAAACTCATGATGCACTTTCTGGAGCTAAGCCTGCACCTTTTGAATACATACCAAATTGTCGTTTTATTTTGAGAGTATTAGTGCCATTataaacagtagaacaaagtaagagtcaagttgtaccttgaaggccaacgaagttttatgcagaaggtaagctttcgtatgcatgcaggcttgactcctgctttgttctgcttcagaacatggctgcccgcttggagcTGTTAAAAACAGTGTATGTCAGCATGAACGTTGGTGGAAACGTCAGGGTCAGGTTACACTATTTCTGAGGTGAAACCGCTGTCGAAATGCTAGAGTTTATAAGGCTTGAGAGTCTCTGACTGCATCGTGCAACCCCGTCCCTTCAAGTTTGAAAGAGACAAAATTGGGAGTGCCTAAATATTGTGAATGTTCTGTCTTAGGCACTTTCCCAGTTAATCAGCTAATACCGCTTGAgtaattttaatattattttccCAGGAGGTTTTATTTGATGTGAAAGAAACAGAGGTCCTCATGCAACAGAAAATTTCTTCAAAGGTGAGAATACGTTTTGGCTTGGATCCAGGCGGATGGTTCCACAGGCAGAAAAGTTCCGCCAGCCGACTGCAACTTTCTTGCTTCCCCTGCACCCCAAGATGATCCCAGGAACAGGATGGGTGGTGGGATTCTGAGCTGCAGCGAGGCAAGATCATGCTCTGCGGGTGGTAATCTTTCCATCTACGGAAATGTCCTGCTAGAGCCAAAGCTTCATGCTTCCTGATTGGAAGCGTCATAATTCAATttctatttgttgttgttcagtcgcacagagtatgactctttgtgaccccatggacaaagtcacgccaggccctcctgtcctccaaagtccgctcaaattcgtgtttgttacatcagtaacgctgcccagccatctcatcttttgccgtccccttcttcttttgccttctgtctttcccagcatcaggatcttctccagggagtgctcccttctcatttggtggccaaagtatttgagcttcagcatctcaccttccagggaacagtcagggttgatttcccttaggactgactgatttgatcttcttgcagtccaagggactctcaagagtcttctccagcacatcatctcaaaagtatctattcttctgtgctccaccttccttatggtccagctctcacagccatacattactactggttGACTTTCTCCATTTCTATGACTTTCTCCAAATCATTAGTTACTGTATGTAATAATGTACTCTAAGCAACATACCTTTAACATTTAtcctctgcctttctctccagtggggacccaaaatcaTTATTTACCTCTCCTCCGGTTTACATtcacaaccctgcgaggtaggatGAGTGTATATGACTAGCCAAAGCTGGCTTCCATGTTAGTGGGGATTCAAATCGAAGTCTCCCATATCCTCTCTAATCACTACACCCCCCTGGCTATTAGGAAATaccagcttttgtgtgcaggggTGGTACTGTATTGTACAGCTAAACTTCAGCAATGCTATCCTAGTACACACATGCATATATTTCGCAATAGCTTATTAAAACTTTGTCATCAGCAGGTTCTGTCCCAGTACCATTATACAGACATCTCCTGCGTGGGACGGCGTCTGGACAGCAACAATCTCTTTGCCTTCTGTATTGTGTAAGTTCCAAAAGACAGAGATTACAACAGGCTCTCACCCACTTTCCAGTACAGCAGTAATTCCCTAAAGATGTATGAAAGCAGTGTGTGTAGGATGAACGTGATTTCCGAGGTTAGCTGTTTTAACAGAATGTAGTTATTCTCCCAACCGTCTACAAACCTTTTCCTTTTATCCTTCAAGTTCCTAATAATTTCTGCGAGATAATTCAAGGTCATAGGTTATGCATTTGCACAATTAATCCGGTTTAAACTAGGGAAAAAGATGTAGTTCCAGTCATGCCTTGATTCCCAGGTGACTGTTATATAAAATGGTCAGTTACTATATATTGTCTATTTGATGTCCAATGATCCTTACAACTTGGGGGAATTACTGACAATCTATCCTGGGTGATAGTATTCAGTGGTGCTTCCTTTTCAGCAGACTAAGATTTAACATTGCTCAGATACAGACTAAGGACACACAACACCAAGAACTACAGTTCAACAGCTACATTAAGCGTTGGCTATGAGGTGTCATCTGTATTTCATTTTAGAGTTTCACCAGAGTCTGCAGATCACAGTAGCTTTGACTGTCTCGTGTTTCAATCAAATTCTGAAGAGGAAAGTAAGGAAATTGTTCGAAGAATTGGTAAGGATATGTGCTGGGCATTTTGTGGTTAAGCAAGTCCTCTATATGCTATTATAGCTGGGTAAAAGCCTAGTTATACTGATTTCTCAGGTGATCACATTCGCTTTGTTTTTTTCAAGATTTTGAAGCAGGGGTGTGATAACAAAAAGGGAACAGGAACCCTAAGCTAGTAAACGATATTGAAACAGTGTAACATCCCTATGTAATCTTGCCGCACTGGTTACACCTGAAGTCTCCAAAGCTGGGTTTATATGAACATTCCACATCCCTTTCCAGAAGGCCAACACTACCATTCTTTAAGAAGCCAACACTACCATTCTTTAAGAAGCATATTCTCCATGTAGCCAGCATGTAActgcccgccctccactccgaagagtctcagagcagctcacaatctcctttaccttcctcccccacaacagacaccctgagaggtgggtggggctggagagggctctcacaacagctgccctttcaaggacaacctctgccagagctatggctgaccccaggccatgccagcaggtgcaagtggaggagtggggaatcaaacccggttctcccagataagagtctgcacacttcaccactacaccaaactaggagtCAGTGCTAACCTGTTGAAATATTAGGAAAAATCAGAGAGTAatgagcttttgtttttttagccGTTGGATTTAAACACACTGAATGGTTTGTGTGACAGAGATGCACTGGCTTTGCTTCTGGCAAGTAACCTACTTTTTGGgaccttgctggtttgaatgaacaCTGTTTCAATCGATGAAGCCCTGCAAAGATGCTCCCGGTATTAAGGCACTTCTTGAAGATGATTAGAACTCTGCACTGAAAGTATTTCAAATATATCTTTTTATTGAAGAATTTCGAGCGTTTACTGCTTTTTCACATTCGTGTTTTCAAAATTAATTCAGAATAAAATTAAGATGAAACACACCTAGCTGCACGCTATTTGACTGGGTACAGAGTTTCTGAGAATATGAGCTCCATATAGAATACATCTCTTAAATCAGAGCACATTGACCAAACAGACATACGTGATTTGAAACCATGTCTCCCtaaaaggggggcggggagaatctTGAATTAAACCTTTTGTTTGCCGTTTAAAACTTCAAATCGAACAGCCACTGTTGGGATTCACTTACAGGTTTTAACAGCACAACTATTGCTCAGTAAATTTTCTAGGCTACTCAGCAATCCTTAACATCTGTTTATCCAGTGTAAACCACAGTGACTGGAAGTTAAATGCTCTATGGTTAAGTTACACACCAAGTAAGCGGACAGGTCTAGCCTGGTTTGCTTAAGAGATAAAAGCCAAGAAGGTAACAAGGCTGTTTTCCCCACATCAATGACAAGACTCCTTAATTGAATGTAaaacatttaatttaaaaatgtcGACACTACAATATATAAAATAGCTATTATAAATGCACATAGTGTATTCTATAGCTGCCAGGTTCACGTTTTTAGGAAACTGTAAGTTACACTGTGGTTAAGACTTGTAGTCTCACCCTCCCTTAAAGTCCACCCTCTATCACAGTGATGTATGGTCAGACTTAACAGCCCCAATTGTTAAACACTTGGATCAAGTTATAACCAGTTTTATTGCAAAAAGAACCCTGTACACATTTATATCAATTCTAAGTACCTTACAATTTTAGCTACCCAACAAGTCATTAACATACAGAAACATGCATGAAAAGCAAGAAAGATCACCCATCCCTTCTGCATATTAGCAACTTGTCACTACCGAGCAACAAGGCTCACATCACTGAGTTTTATGTGAACAGTCACTTTTTAGCATTCATCCTGAGTGAAAGATGGAATGACTTAAGTACAAATGTAACATATTATAAACAATTTCATACAAAAAAAGCACGAATCAAAAACCAAAGTATTTTACAGAATTTACTACAAAACACCATAAAAACTGCCTCCTTTTAAGCTCTCTCCCCCCGTATCCTACGAGCCAACTGGATGTCTTTGGGCATGATGGTAACTCTCTTGGCATGGATGGCGCACAAGTTTGTGTCTTCAAAGAGACCCACCAGGTAGGCTTCACTAGCCTCCTATTTCAAGACAAAAACAGACATCGTTAAAAGCCAAGAACCAAATGGCACGTgaccctttccttcccctccaggATACAGAACAGCTGCTGATCACAACCATACCTGCAGCGCACCAATAGCTGCACTCTGGAACCTCAAGTCCGTTTTGAAGTCTTGCGCAATCTCCCTCACGAGCCTCTGGAACGGAAGCTTGCGGATCAGAAGTTCCGTGGATTTTTGGTAGCGACGAATCTCACGCAGCGCCACAGTGCCGGGCCTAGAGAAAACAGTGAACAGAAGTGACTCGTGCAAATCTCCAGCCATTTCTGCCCGCCTTCGTTCCCACGCTTATCGCCTTACTGCAACGGCCgctggaaagaaggcatttcaaTAAGCTGTCCTTAAAACGCCTGCCGCATCTCGCAcctattattatttcttttttacCTGTAGCGATGAGGCTTCTTGACGCCGCCAGTAGAGGGAGCGCTTTTCCTCGCTGCTTTGGTAGCCAGCTGTTTACGTGGAGCTTTACCACCGGTCGACTTGCGGGCGGTCTGCTTAGTACGGGCCATTTCCTCTTAAGTTTGCTAGAGCCGGAAAAAGAAAAATGCAACGTGTCAATACGACCGCCATCTTGCCTTTTTTTCGATGCACTCCGATTATAACAGGAAAGCAACATCCGACAAGCCACGTCCGCTCCTAGCGGGTCCCCCTTCCCGGGGAAGGCGCGAAGAGAGCAGATGTCAGTGGGcggccccccctccctcctcgtCGGGCAAGCGGCCAATCAACGCCCTCCCAGCGGCAGATGGACGGGTGACGCCAATTCCCGCCCACGCGCGAGAGTAAatactcagcccccccccccctccgcggcAAGGGACGCGCCACCCACGGCCCGCCGGGTCTGCTTTCCCCGCACGGCTCCAACCACCGCGGAATGACTCGCAAGACGCACCCTCGAAACTAGAGAAAATGTTTCCATGCTTCCGTATTCCCCCCCGCCTCCGGTTGAGACTCACCACTATCCCGATTAAAACCCCGCGAGACGCTTCCGCTTCGATCGGCCAGAGCGCTGACGGCGACCTACTCCCGCGCTCAACGAGCCTGTAATTCCCTCCCGACCACGGGGGACGCGGCTTTTATACAGGGAGGAGGCCCGTGACGCTATGACCTCACAATACAGAGACACGGCGTGCACGGCTATTGGCGCCCACCCTCGCCGGCGTCGTGACGCTAACTTCCACAAAGGCCGTTTTTCTGACTCTCAAACGCGATTGGCTGAATCTCGACATCCTATTGGTTGTTAAAGTGACATCCCGATTGGCCGCCGTGCGCCACAGCAAGCCAATTGGAATTGTGGCCGATGCTGCGGCTCTGATTGGACAGCAGAAAACATAGTTTGGATCCTACTTTTTGTTGCAAAGCTCCACAATGGAAAGTCAATGGGAAAGAAAAGCAGTCCGTTTTGAGAGTATCAGGCTCAACGAAGagggtaaggggggggggagggaatagagCTGCACAAGATGTTTCCACGGGGAAGGA
This region of Heteronotia binoei isolate CCM8104 ecotype False Entrance Well chromosome 13, APGP_CSIRO_Hbin_v1, whole genome shotgun sequence genomic DNA includes:
- the LOC132581089 gene encoding histone H3.3A, producing the protein MARTKQTARKSTGGKAPRKQLATKAARKSAPSTGGVKKPHRYRPGTVALREIRRYQKSTELLIRKLPFQRLVREIAQDFKTDLRFQSAAIGALQEASEAYLVGLFEDTNLCAIHAKRVTIMPKDIQLARRIRGERA